In Tiliqua scincoides isolate rTilSci1 chromosome 1, rTilSci1.hap2, whole genome shotgun sequence, the following are encoded in one genomic region:
- the CCDC34 gene encoding coiled-coil domain-containing protein 34 isoform X2 translates to MPASAPPTSRRGAAPSTPPFSASSDDDGAGMSSAFCFSSPAFDRSFPGFPRGAEQDEGSAPTCRGSGIPQRIKHHSAECIADVSRRNTSPVSDNLSPWEEWFLCKEKQLRARFQARALEEVNLQMEKRQQIQEREKRRLIALEKHKEWVQRKNEEGKKERERKLSQDTAEAAAKELEKTQSKKKAKEMYQEWLKKKRMEEVQKKKEEKEKEKQREAELQEKKEKSERMFKEWLQNPRNKPRPASASFAYASGKYPGQPDGSTYPAPAFYNPIPWKPIVMPPPKEEKYVSVKKAKRPISSHAYRSSSMLFHKPKNNLYIGSLCRVQR, encoded by the exons ATGCCCGCTTCCGCGCCCCCGACCAGCAGGCGGGGGGCCGCCCCCTCCACCCCGCCCTTCTCAGCCAGCTCCGACGACGACGGCGCCGGCATGTCTTCCGCCTTCTGCTTCAGCTCCCCGGCCTTCGACCGCAGCTTCCCCGGCTTCCCGCGCGGCGCGGAGCAGGACGAGGGCTCGGCACCGACCTGCAGGGGCTCCGGCATCCCCCAGAGGATCAAGCACCACAG CGCTGAATGCATTGCTGATGTCAGCAGGAGAAATACGTCACCTGTGTCGGATAATCTCTCACCGTGGGAAGAATGGTTTCTGTGCAAAGAGAAACAGCTACGTGCCCGCTTCCAAGCCCGAGCTTTGGAG GAGGTGAATTTACAGATGGAAAAACGACAGCAAATACAGGAACGTGAAAAAAGAAGATTAATCGCACTGGAGAAACATAAGGAATGGGTTCAGAGAAAAAATGAAGAG gggaaaaaagaacGAGAACGTAAACTCAGCCAAGACACAGCTGAAGCAGCAGCCAAAGAACTTGAGAAAACACAGTCAAAGAAAAAAGCCAAAGAGATGTATCAAGAATGGCTAAAGAAAAAGAGAATGGAAGAAGTGCAgaagaagaaggaagagaag GAAAAGGAAAAGCAACGGGAAGCAGAAttacaggaaaagaaagaaaaatcagagAGGATGTTCAAAGAATGGCTGCAAAATCCTCGAAACAAGCCCCGCCCAGCATCTGCTAGCTTTGCCTATGCCAGTGGAAAATATCCTG GACAGCCAGATGGAAGTACATACCCAGCTCCAGCCTTTTACAACCCCATACCCTGGAAACCAATTGTTATGCCTCCTCCCAAGGAAGAGAAGTATGTTTCAGTGAAGAAAGCTAAAAGGCCTATATCCAGTCACGCATATAGATCTTCTTCAATGCTTTTTCATAAACCCAAGAACAACCTTTATATTGGATCATTGTGCAGAGTTCAGAGATAG
- the CCDC34 gene encoding coiled-coil domain-containing protein 34 isoform X3, with amino-acid sequence MPASAPPTSRRGAAPSTPPFSASSDDDGAGMSSAFCFSSPAFDRSFPGFPRGAEQDEGSAPTCRGSGIPQRIKHHSAECIADVSRRNTSPVSDNLSPWEEWFLCKEKQLRARFQARALEEVNLQMEKRQQIQEREKRRLIALEKHKEWVQRKNEEVKRGKKERERKLSQDTAEAAAKELEKTQSKKKAKEMYQEWLKKKRMEEVQKKKEEKEKEKQREAELQEKKEKSERMFKEWLQNPRNKPRPASASFAYASGKYPGQPDGSTYPAPAFYNPIPWKPIVMPPPKEEKVSTQVRLFGDNEDKLN; translated from the exons ATGCCCGCTTCCGCGCCCCCGACCAGCAGGCGGGGGGCCGCCCCCTCCACCCCGCCCTTCTCAGCCAGCTCCGACGACGACGGCGCCGGCATGTCTTCCGCCTTCTGCTTCAGCTCCCCGGCCTTCGACCGCAGCTTCCCCGGCTTCCCGCGCGGCGCGGAGCAGGACGAGGGCTCGGCACCGACCTGCAGGGGCTCCGGCATCCCCCAGAGGATCAAGCACCACAG CGCTGAATGCATTGCTGATGTCAGCAGGAGAAATACGTCACCTGTGTCGGATAATCTCTCACCGTGGGAAGAATGGTTTCTGTGCAAAGAGAAACAGCTACGTGCCCGCTTCCAAGCCCGAGCTTTGGAG GAGGTGAATTTACAGATGGAAAAACGACAGCAAATACAGGAACGTGAAAAAAGAAGATTAATCGCACTGGAGAAACATAAGGAATGGGTTCAGAGAAAAAATGAAGAGGTGAAAAGG gggaaaaaagaacGAGAACGTAAACTCAGCCAAGACACAGCTGAAGCAGCAGCCAAAGAACTTGAGAAAACACAGTCAAAGAAAAAAGCCAAAGAGATGTATCAAGAATGGCTAAAGAAAAAGAGAATGGAAGAAGTGCAgaagaagaaggaagagaag GAAAAGGAAAAGCAACGGGAAGCAGAAttacaggaaaagaaagaaaaatcagagAGGATGTTCAAAGAATGGCTGCAAAATCCTCGAAACAAGCCCCGCCCAGCATCTGCTAGCTTTGCCTATGCCAGTGGAAAATATCCTG GACAGCCAGATGGAAGTACATACCCAGCTCCAGCCTTTTACAACCCCATACCCTGGAAACCAATTGTTATGCCTCCTCCCAAGGAAGAGAA AGTTTCAACTCAAGTTCGTCTGTTTGGGGATAATGAAG
- the CCDC34 gene encoding coiled-coil domain-containing protein 34 isoform X1, giving the protein MPASAPPTSRRGAAPSTPPFSASSDDDGAGMSSAFCFSSPAFDRSFPGFPRGAEQDEGSAPTCRGSGIPQRIKHHSAECIADVSRRNTSPVSDNLSPWEEWFLCKEKQLRARFQARALEEVNLQMEKRQQIQEREKRRLIALEKHKEWVQRKNEEVKRGKKERERKLSQDTAEAAAKELEKTQSKKKAKEMYQEWLKKKRMEEVQKKKEEKEKEKQREAELQEKKEKSERMFKEWLQNPRNKPRPASASFAYASGKYPGQPDGSTYPAPAFYNPIPWKPIVMPPPKEEKYVSVKKAKRPISSHAYRSSSMLFHKPKNNLYIGSLCRVQR; this is encoded by the exons ATGCCCGCTTCCGCGCCCCCGACCAGCAGGCGGGGGGCCGCCCCCTCCACCCCGCCCTTCTCAGCCAGCTCCGACGACGACGGCGCCGGCATGTCTTCCGCCTTCTGCTTCAGCTCCCCGGCCTTCGACCGCAGCTTCCCCGGCTTCCCGCGCGGCGCGGAGCAGGACGAGGGCTCGGCACCGACCTGCAGGGGCTCCGGCATCCCCCAGAGGATCAAGCACCACAG CGCTGAATGCATTGCTGATGTCAGCAGGAGAAATACGTCACCTGTGTCGGATAATCTCTCACCGTGGGAAGAATGGTTTCTGTGCAAAGAGAAACAGCTACGTGCCCGCTTCCAAGCCCGAGCTTTGGAG GAGGTGAATTTACAGATGGAAAAACGACAGCAAATACAGGAACGTGAAAAAAGAAGATTAATCGCACTGGAGAAACATAAGGAATGGGTTCAGAGAAAAAATGAAGAGGTGAAAAGG gggaaaaaagaacGAGAACGTAAACTCAGCCAAGACACAGCTGAAGCAGCAGCCAAAGAACTTGAGAAAACACAGTCAAAGAAAAAAGCCAAAGAGATGTATCAAGAATGGCTAAAGAAAAAGAGAATGGAAGAAGTGCAgaagaagaaggaagagaag GAAAAGGAAAAGCAACGGGAAGCAGAAttacaggaaaagaaagaaaaatcagagAGGATGTTCAAAGAATGGCTGCAAAATCCTCGAAACAAGCCCCGCCCAGCATCTGCTAGCTTTGCCTATGCCAGTGGAAAATATCCTG GACAGCCAGATGGAAGTACATACCCAGCTCCAGCCTTTTACAACCCCATACCCTGGAAACCAATTGTTATGCCTCCTCCCAAGGAAGAGAAGTATGTTTCAGTGAAGAAAGCTAAAAGGCCTATATCCAGTCACGCATATAGATCTTCTTCAATGCTTTTTCATAAACCCAAGAACAACCTTTATATTGGATCATTGTGCAGAGTTCAGAGATAG